One genomic window of Gossypium hirsutum isolate 1008001.06 chromosome D11, Gossypium_hirsutum_v2.1, whole genome shotgun sequence includes the following:
- the LOC107902527 gene encoding F-box protein At2g17036 has translation MAVSEKQNLLKHTDWANLPKNIIDSIIEKSVPPLSQFIRFGSVCKAWHAALTENRSLRSKILKRCHHQVPFLMITKSQEKRGLYNIIEKKLHGVELSVPYKRRCCGSSYGWIATVDWTLAIKLINPFTGGIIDLPSVDIPAVNKFTKEDEHEFHVKKVILSDDPYVNPDNFMVLALFGASSSIAIIRPGEKTWTYTSNLETIAKDDAIFHKVQVTNMNGSLVSAFDENIIIPPEEEGDNAFKYIVESSDGELLIVQRFISTYGPYRWTTNFKVLKLRQHANHVARLVEVRNIGDDALFLGDNCSMSVAASRFPECRPNSIYFTDDTIRYTLEGSIDMGIFSLETGFSNDSLHFPGNLSLQIFTLLIN, from the exons ATGGCAGTTTCAGAAAAACAAAATCTTCTCAAGCATACTGATTGGGCAAATCTTCCCAAGAATATTATTGATTCGATAATAGAGAAATCGGTTCCTCCACTTTCtcaatttattcgatttggtTCTGTTTGCAAGGCTTGGCATGCAGCACTCACGGAGAATCGCTCCTTACGTTCTAAGATTTTGAAGAGATGCCATCATCAAGTTCCATTCCTAATGATTACCAAAAGTCAAGAAAAGCGTGGTTTATATAATATCATTGAGAAGAAATTACATGGCGTGGAGTTGTCAGTGCCTTATAAAAGAAGATGTTGTGGTTCTTCTTATGGATGGATAGCTACAGTAGACTGGACTTTGGCTATTAAACTCATAAACCCTTTCACCGGTGGAATCATTGATCTTCCTTCTGTTGATATTCCCGCTGTGAACAAATTCACTAAGGAAGATGAGCATGAGTTTCATGTCAAGAAAGTGATATTATCTGATGATCCTTACGTAAATCCAGATAATTTTATGGTTTTAGCACTTTTTGGAGCATCGAGTTCAATCGCTATTATCCGACCTGGTGAGAAAACTTGGACCTATACAAGTAATTTGGAAACAATTGCCAAAGACGACGCTATTTTTCATAAAG TCCAAGTCACAAATATGAATGGTAGTTTAGTTTCAGCTTTTGATGAGAACATAATAATTCCACCTGAAGAAGAAGGTGATAATGCGTTTAAGTATATTGTGGAATCATCAGACGGTGAACTTTTGATTGTCCAAAGATTTATTAGCACCTATGGTCCATACCGTTGGACAACAAACTTCAAGGTTTTAAAGCTTCGGCAACATGCAAACCATGTGGCAAGGCTTGTTGAGGTAAGGAACATTGGGGATGATGccttgttcttgggtgacaattGCTCCATGTCTGTCGCTGCTTCTCGATTTCCGGAATGTCGACCCAATTCCATTTACTTTACGGATGATACTATTCGTTATACTCTTGAAGGGTCTATTGATATGGGAATTTTTAGTTTGGAAACAG gTTTCTCCAACGATTCTCTTCATTTTCCTGGAAATTTATCACTTCAGATTTTCACTCTTTTAATAAACTAA
- the LOC107903065 gene encoding probable membrane-associated kinase regulator 6: protein METAQPVISIESFSYSWLVNLRPSLDSLDRASFDIASCDETASFIEMDPTMPPSKRFFSNPQDFMFDFPIPQPPPSALALVHADELFSNGYIAPFFVNPLKMEAYKEVSSSSPTGERSVQHELIPDSKPNRLVCLRKCRIRLSKRMFLKYLGFLITLCRRIRRFNTSKKVEAVVGVSVVYNEWRKPFDFENSIYEAVLHCKQSNGK from the exons ATGGAAACTGCTCAACCCGTCATCTCCATCGAAAGCTTTTCATATAGTTGGTTAGTTAACCTAAGACCTTCATTAGATAGTTTAGATAGAGCTTCATTTGATATTGCATCATGTGATGAAACAGCTTCTTTCATTGAAATGGACCCAACAATGCCACCTTCTAAGAGATTCTTTTCAAATCCTCAAGATTTTATGTTTGATTTTCCGATCCCACAACCTCCTCCTTCAGCTCTCGCCCTTGTTCATGCCGATGAGCTCTTTTCGAATGGCTATATCGCGCCGTTCTTTGTTAACCCTTTGAAAATGGAAGCATACAAAGAGGTTTCCAGTTCATCTCCGACGGGGGAAAGATCAGTTCAACATGAACTGATTCCAGATAGTAAACCGAATCGCCTTGTTTGTTTGAGGAAGTGTCGAATAAGATTGTCCAAGAGAATGTTTTTGAAATACTTGGGTTTTCTTATAACGTTATGTAGAAGAATTAGAAGGTTCAACACAAGTAAAAAAGTCGAAGCCGTTGTTGGAGTGAGTGTTGTATATAATGAGTGGCGAAAGCCATTTGATTTCGAAAACTCGATTTACGAAGCGGTTCTTCATTGCAAACAATCAAACG GAAAATGA